In Ruegeria sp. YS9, the genomic window AAGCGGCGCGCAGCCCGAATCGCCACACGCCCATTCCGAATAGTACCGCGTCACCTACTCTGACATTGCCCGCAGCGCAAGGGGGCAGAGACGTTTCAGCGCGCCGATTCCGTCTAGCTGAAAGCACCCAGGATCAGTTGCAGACCACCCCGGATACCCAGATCGACCAAAGCAAAAAATACAGCCGTCAACGCCGCCATGATGAAGACCATTACCGTGGTCAACAGCACCTCGCGCCGGGTCGGCCAGACGACCTTTGAGACTTCGGCACGGACCTGCTGAATGAACTGGATCGGATTGGTGGTGGCCATTTGGCGTGTTCTCTCTGCTAGCGGATGGGCCGGACATAGCCGGGCATTGCGGCAATTTCAAGGGCAGTTGGTTCAACTCTGCCTGTATCGGGTATTCGTTCAGGGTTTGGGTTTGTCATCCCATTCATCGCTCAGGATCCGGCGCGCGTCACCTTCGGGGTCTTCGTACTGGTTCGAACGAACGGTATAGACAAAGGCGGCCAGACCAACGCCCCCCAGAAACAGGGAAATCGGGATCAGATAGGCAAGCACTTCCATTCAGGTTACCTCAGCCGCAGGGCGTTCAGGGACACGGTAATGGACGAGGTCGACATCGCCAAGGCCGCGATCAGTGGTGTCGCCAGTCCGGCAACGGCCAGAGGAACAGCGATCACGTTGTAAATGGTTGCGATTCTGAAGTTCTCGCGAATGCGCCTGGTGGCCTTGACGGCCGTGTCGCACGCATCCGCAATGGGTGAAAGATCGTTACCCAACAGCACGATATCCGACGCGACCCGCGCCGCATCCAGCGCAGAGGCCGGAGAGATCGACACATGCGCCGCCGCCAAAGCAGCGGTATCGTTCAGCCCGTCGCCAACCATCAGAACTTTGTGGCCCTCATCGCTGAGATCCTGAATGCGTCTTGCCTTGTCCTGCGGCAATGCCTCGGCGATCCAATCCGTGATTCCAAGTTTTTCAGCCAAGGCGCGCACCGCCCCCTGCGAATCCCCTGACATCAAAAGCACATGTTTGCCCGAAGCACGCAGGGCATCCACCGCCTCAGCGGCGCCCGGGCGCAACGCGTCCGAGAATCGGAAGGCCACGGGTGCGTCCTCGCCGATTGCCAACCAGGCCGAAGTGTCGGTGCCCTGATCCGCGCCGACCCAGGCCGCCCGACCCAGGCGAACGCGTTGACCGCGAAATTCCCCCTCGGTGCCATAGCCGGGAACCTCGGCTATTCCCCGCACATTTGCTGGTTTGATCCCCGCCGCA contains:
- the secE gene encoding preprotein translocase subunit SecE; the encoded protein is MATTNPIQFIQQVRAEVSKVVWPTRREVLLTTVMVFIMAALTAVFFALVDLGIRGGLQLILGAFS
- the ccoS gene encoding cbb3-type cytochrome oxidase assembly protein CcoS, translated to MEVLAYLIPISLFLGGVGLAAFVYTVRSNQYEDPEGDARRILSDEWDDKPKP